The Streptomyces seoulensis genome contains a region encoding:
- a CDS encoding VOC family protein, producing MSHEDISASTFRYSAVTFDCPDPAELAHFYGKALGLPVVFSAEDFVLLGQEGAAGLGFNRLADYRRPTWPDPSQEKQAHMEIGVDDLDAAQARLLALGAVKPEFQPDPDRWRVLLDPAGHPFCVSTLV from the coding sequence ATGAGCCATGAAGACATCTCAGCATCAACGTTCCGCTACTCGGCTGTGACCTTCGACTGCCCTGACCCAGCCGAGCTGGCCCACTTCTACGGGAAGGCCCTCGGTCTGCCTGTGGTCTTCTCCGCCGAGGATTTCGTCCTGCTCGGCCAAGAGGGAGCTGCTGGACTGGGATTCAACCGGCTCGCCGACTACCGCCGCCCCACCTGGCCGGACCCCTCCCAGGAGAAGCAGGCTCACATGGAAATCGGAGTCGACGACTTGGACGCCGCTCAGGCTCGCCTCCTCGCTCTGGGCGCCGTCAAGCCCGAATTCCAGCCGGACCCCGACCGGTGGCGGGTCCTGCTGGATCCCGCAGGCCACCCCTTCTGCGTATCGACCCTGGTCTGA
- a CDS encoding diadenosine tetraphosphate hydrolase, which yields MTGDWRLDRIGTALRGENPTVLRRLTAGFAVIGDVQFLPGYSVLLVDEPDAQRLSDLPKAKRLSFLSDMDQLGEAVERVCRRLDPGFRRVNLEILGNTDPFLHAHVWPRFEWEPADVVGRPVWLYPRERWSDEQFRLGPQHDVLRDAISSELDRLRSAT from the coding sequence ATGACTGGTGACTGGCGGTTGGACCGGATCGGGACTGCTCTGAGGGGCGAGAACCCGACCGTCCTGCGACGCCTGACAGCGGGGTTTGCGGTGATCGGGGACGTCCAGTTCCTGCCTGGCTACTCGGTTCTGCTCGTGGACGAGCCCGATGCGCAGCGGTTGTCTGACCTTCCGAAGGCGAAACGGCTGTCGTTCCTGTCCGACATGGACCAGCTCGGTGAAGCGGTCGAGCGTGTCTGTCGGCGGCTGGACCCGGGCTTCCGACGGGTCAACCTGGAGATCCTGGGGAATACAGACCCGTTCTTGCATGCGCATGTCTGGCCGCGGTTCGAGTGGGAGCCGGCCGATGTGGTGGGCAGGCCGGTGTGGCTCTATCCGCGCGAACGGTGGAGTGACGAGCAGTTCAGGCTCGGCCCGCAGCATGACGTGCTGCGCGATGCGATCAGCAGCGAACTGGACCGACTGCGCTCGGCGACCTGA
- a CDS encoding TetR/AcrR family transcriptional regulator codes for MSESTGLRARKKERTRDAIGDAAVSLFLEHGFDRVSVNDIAAAADISKPTLFRYFPTKEDLVLHRFADHQGEAARVVRDRGSGIEPVTALHQHFRAGLDRHDPVTGLNDHPEVVAFHRLVFTTPSLAGRLTQYQLEDEEALADALGEGVQARLRAAQVLAVQRVLARTNWQRIADGRAARDVHPEAVADADLAFSHLR; via the coding sequence ATGAGCGAGTCGACGGGACTGCGGGCCCGCAAGAAGGAGCGGACGCGCGACGCCATCGGCGACGCGGCCGTCTCGCTGTTCCTGGAGCACGGCTTCGACCGCGTCTCGGTCAACGACATCGCCGCGGCGGCCGATATCTCCAAGCCGACCCTCTTCCGGTACTTCCCCACCAAGGAAGATCTGGTGCTGCACCGGTTCGCGGACCACCAGGGCGAGGCGGCGCGCGTCGTACGTGACCGGGGGTCCGGCATCGAGCCGGTGACGGCGCTGCACCAGCACTTCCGGGCCGGCCTCGATCGGCACGACCCCGTCACCGGCCTCAACGATCATCCCGAAGTGGTGGCGTTCCATAGGCTGGTGTTCACCACACCGAGCCTTGCGGGTCGGCTCACGCAGTACCAGCTCGAAGACGAGGAGGCACTGGCGGACGCCCTCGGCGAAGGCGTCCAGGCCCGCCTTCGGGCCGCCCAGGTACTCGCGGTCCAGCGGGTGCTCGCCCGGACCAACTGGCAGAGGATCGCCGACGGCCGAGCCGCCCGCGACGTCCACCCCGAGGCCGTAGCCGACGCCGACCTGGCATTCAGCCATCTGCGGTGA
- a CDS encoding NAD(P)H-binding protein, with translation MLVTGATGRVGRVVIDQLLDAGVPVRALAHRSEMASTLPAKAEVFTGDLTVPESLDPALSGVGAAFLVWTAPPQTAAAVVERLASHARRIVFLSSPHRTPHPFFQQPNPMAVLHADIERLIAATGLESTIIRPGMLASNSLAWWAPAIRAGEVVRWPYGAAESAPVDERDVAAVAARTLYRDGYIGGDYVLTGPESLTQAEQVDVIGDVLGRRIDFEEMTPDEFRSLSEGTAPSSVVDMLLSAWSAAVGKPAYVTTAVADILGTAPRTFSQWAVDHAKAFTEGA, from the coding sequence GTGCTCGTAACCGGGGCGACGGGCCGGGTCGGCCGCGTCGTCATCGACCAACTCCTCGACGCGGGCGTGCCGGTCCGTGCCCTCGCCCATCGCTCCGAGATGGCGTCGACGCTGCCGGCGAAGGCCGAGGTCTTCACCGGCGACCTCACCGTGCCCGAATCGCTCGACCCGGCACTGAGTGGCGTCGGTGCGGCCTTCCTCGTCTGGACCGCCCCTCCCCAGACCGCCGCGGCAGTCGTCGAGCGGCTGGCATCCCACGCGCGGCGGATCGTCTTCCTTTCCTCCCCTCACCGGACGCCGCACCCCTTCTTCCAGCAGCCCAATCCCATGGCGGTGCTGCACGCCGACATCGAGCGGCTCATCGCGGCCACCGGACTCGAGTCGACGATCATCCGGCCGGGGATGCTCGCGTCGAACTCGCTGGCCTGGTGGGCACCCGCGATCCGGGCCGGCGAGGTCGTCCGGTGGCCTTACGGCGCCGCCGAGTCGGCACCGGTCGACGAGCGCGACGTCGCAGCCGTCGCGGCGCGGACGCTCTACCGGGACGGATACATAGGGGGCGACTACGTGCTTACGGGCCCCGAATCACTCACCCAGGCCGAGCAGGTGGACGTCATCGGTGACGTCCTGGGGCGCCGGATCGACTTCGAGGAGATGACGCCGGACGAGTTCCGCAGCCTGTCGGAGGGCACGGCGCCCAGCTCGGTCGTCGACATGCTGCTCTCCGCGTGGAGCGCGGCTGTCGGGAAGCCCGCGTACGTCACCACCGCGGTGGCTGACATCCTCGGGACGGCGCCGCGGACGTTTAGCCAGTGGGCCGTCGACCACGCCAAGGCGTTCACGGAGGGGGCATAG
- a CDS encoding carbon-nitrogen hydrolase family protein — protein sequence MTRLRIALANLEIPESPEDSVARAERAVRDAAAADARIVCFPEAYVPGYPWPLRSRKAVSANFLEAAHERIAQAARESRIYVVLGTERYVSDKPRLTTLVLRPDGDRAGYQDKVQLDPDEDSRYEAGSGRRIFEVDGIRFGIVICHEGFRYPETVRWAVRNGAQLVFHLHYSEAEPDAFQPTEFADPRNSFHEKAFLCRAAENNCYVAAVNCASPGSPTTSAVVRPDGTLLSHQPYGEPGLLVCDIDPAEATPLLAQRLKAQPLG from the coding sequence ATGACAAGACTTCGCATCGCGCTCGCCAACCTCGAAATACCCGAGAGTCCAGAAGACTCCGTGGCGCGAGCCGAGCGTGCGGTCAGAGACGCTGCTGCTGCCGACGCGCGTATCGTGTGCTTCCCGGAAGCGTACGTGCCGGGCTATCCGTGGCCGCTGCGATCGCGTAAGGCCGTGAGCGCCAACTTCCTGGAAGCTGCGCACGAGCGCATCGCCCAGGCCGCGCGGGAGAGCCGCATCTACGTGGTGCTCGGTACGGAGCGGTACGTTTCGGACAAGCCGCGTCTGACCACGCTCGTGCTTCGACCCGACGGTGATCGAGCGGGTTATCAGGACAAGGTACAGCTCGACCCCGACGAAGACTCCAGATACGAGGCGGGTAGTGGTCGCCGGATATTCGAAGTCGACGGCATTCGTTTCGGCATCGTGATCTGTCACGAGGGTTTTCGCTATCCGGAGACGGTTCGCTGGGCCGTTCGCAACGGTGCCCAGTTGGTGTTCCACCTGCACTATAGCGAAGCAGAGCCCGACGCGTTCCAGCCAACTGAATTCGCCGACCCGAGAAACTCCTTCCACGAGAAGGCATTTCTGTGTCGCGCCGCCGAGAATAATTGCTACGTCGCCGCCGTCAACTGCGCGAGCCCAGGATCGCCCACGACATCCGCCGTAGTGCGGCCGGACGGCACGCTGCTTAGCCATCAGCCTTACGGAGAACCTGGGCTGTTGGTCTGCGACATCGATCCCGCCGAAGCCACGCCACTGCTCGCGCAGCGTCTGAAGGCTCAACCGCTCGGCTGA
- a CDS encoding HAD family hydrolase, which produces MPPTDDRTANGGEGAARAAVFDVDGTLVDTNYLHVTAWWEALRQAGHDVPTQAIHRAIGLGSSDLVAHLLGADRARGEAEALSAAHKTLYGQYFGRLTALPGAGLLLRRLADDGWKVVLATSASGQELSALRTALDADEAICGMASADDVSEGKPAPEPVARALELAGAVAQRSVFVGDTVWDMQAGSRAGVTCVGLLCGGIPREDLEKADADVVYDGPDRLLSSLPQSPLGRRS; this is translated from the coding sequence ATGCCCCCCACCGACGACCGGACCGCGAACGGCGGCGAAGGCGCGGCTCGCGCCGCCGTGTTCGATGTGGACGGCACTCTCGTGGACACCAACTACCTGCACGTCACGGCGTGGTGGGAAGCTCTGCGGCAGGCTGGGCATGACGTGCCGACGCAGGCGATCCACCGGGCCATCGGTCTCGGTTCGAGTGACCTCGTGGCCCATCTGCTGGGCGCGGACCGGGCCCGTGGGGAGGCGGAGGCACTCAGCGCCGCGCACAAAACGCTGTACGGACAGTACTTCGGGCGCCTGACCGCCCTCCCTGGGGCCGGGCTGCTGCTGCGGCGCCTGGCGGACGACGGCTGGAAGGTCGTACTGGCCACGTCGGCGAGCGGCCAGGAGCTGTCCGCGCTGCGTACCGCGCTCGACGCCGACGAGGCGATCTGCGGCATGGCGAGCGCCGACGACGTCTCCGAGGGCAAGCCCGCCCCAGAGCCGGTGGCCAGGGCGCTGGAGCTGGCCGGCGCGGTAGCGCAGCGATCGGTGTTCGTCGGCGACACCGTGTGGGACATGCAAGCGGGCAGCCGGGCGGGAGTCACCTGCGTGGGGCTGCTCTGCGGCGGGATCCCCCGCGAAGACCTTGAGAAAGCCGACGCAGACGTGGTGTACGACGGCCCGGACCGGCTGCTCTCCTCACTCCCCCAGAGCCCGCTGGGCCGCCGTTCCTGA
- a CDS encoding VOC family protein, giving the protein MAIQRMDNVGIVVEDMDAAIAFFVELGMEVEGRAEVEGPVADQCTGLDGVHCDIAMLRTPDGHSRIELAKYRSPEVISAGPRNQPHNVLGTHRIMFAVDDIEGTVARLRTHGAELVGELTQYEDSYRLCYVRGPEGIIVGLAEQLS; this is encoded by the coding sequence ATGGCGATTCAGCGGATGGACAACGTCGGCATCGTCGTCGAGGACATGGATGCGGCCATCGCGTTTTTCGTGGAACTCGGTATGGAGGTGGAGGGCAGGGCAGAGGTCGAGGGCCCCGTCGCCGACCAGTGCACCGGACTCGACGGTGTCCACTGTGACATCGCGATGCTCAGGACCCCGGACGGTCATAGCCGCATCGAGCTGGCGAAGTACCGCAGCCCCGAGGTGATCAGCGCCGGGCCGCGCAACCAGCCGCACAACGTTCTGGGCACGCACCGCATCATGTTCGCCGTCGACGACATCGAGGGGACTGTTGCCCGTCTGCGCACCCATGGCGCAGAACTCGTAGGCGAGCTGACACAGTATGAGGACAGCTACCGGCTCTGCTACGTCCGCGGCCCCGAGGGCATCATCGTCGGACTGGCCGAACAGCTGAGCTGA
- a CDS encoding winged helix-turn-helix transcriptional regulator, with product MALGDQWSLIALRDVMSGGRRHFPELLSHSEEGIVSNILSSRLKALVVGSLLTQEQADEGGERPILTQAGTPTVPIMVALGSWGCGTARLATFMLRHQGMAGPARWSADACGVRINDGRYSFRDPENRDALPDRRLAQPSAALDLAHPGFLGEVCPTEGCPDGCRAEPRSTTACPRRAEYTRWLATLMPESVCSSV from the coding sequence ATGGCGCTCGGGGACCAGTGGAGCCTCATCGCCCTGCGTGACGTGATGTCCGGCGGGCGCCGACACTTCCCTGAGCTGCTCAGCCACTCCGAGGAGGGGATCGTGTCGAACATCCTCAGCAGCCGTCTCAAGGCCCTCGTCGTCGGCAGTCTCCTCACGCAGGAGCAGGCTGACGAGGGCGGCGAGCGACCTATCCTCACGCAGGCGGGCACCCCGACAGTCCCCATCATGGTCGCGCTCGGCTCCTGGGGATGCGGCACCGCCCGGCTCGCCACCTTCATGCTCCGCCACCAGGGAATGGCGGGCCCTGCGCGGTGGAGCGCTGATGCGTGCGGGGTCCGGATCAACGACGGCCGGTATTCCTTCCGCGATCCGGAGAACCGTGACGCGTTGCCCGATCGCCGACTGGCCCAGCCATCGGCCGCCCTGGACCTGGCCCACCCCGGTTTCCTCGGTGAGGTGTGCCCCACCGAGGGGTGTCCGGACGGCTGCCGGGCCGAGCCCCGTTCCACTACGGCCTGTCCCCGCCGGGCCGAGTACACGAGATGGCTCGCCACTCTGATGCCGGAATCCGTGTGCAGCTCCGTGTGA
- a CDS encoding dihydrofolate reductase family protein produces MSRVRVHNFSVSIDGFATGEGQSLDAPFGHAGTRLHEWFFPTRTFQRMLGKPDGSAGVDDAIAGTWDVGIGAEIMGRNKFGPQRGPWESDDWKGWWGPNPPFHTPVFVLTHHPRPPVEMEGGTTFHFIDATPQEALRQAREAAGDLDVRIGGGPTTVREFLAEDLIDHLHIAVVPIVLGRGERLWDGLEGLEERFQVESVTTPSGVTHMTFTRP; encoded by the coding sequence ATGTCCCGTGTGAGGGTCCACAACTTTTCCGTCTCCATCGACGGATTCGCCACCGGTGAGGGGCAGAGTCTCGACGCCCCGTTCGGCCACGCCGGCACGCGGCTCCACGAGTGGTTCTTCCCGACCCGGACCTTCCAGCGGATGCTGGGCAAGCCGGACGGGAGCGCTGGGGTCGATGACGCCATCGCCGGTACCTGGGATGTCGGCATCGGCGCGGAGATCATGGGCCGCAACAAGTTCGGGCCCCAGCGCGGGCCATGGGAGAGCGACGACTGGAAGGGCTGGTGGGGGCCCAACCCGCCCTTCCACACCCCGGTGTTCGTCCTGACCCACCACCCCCGGCCTCCGGTGGAGATGGAGGGCGGCACCACATTCCACTTCATCGACGCCACGCCGCAGGAGGCCCTCCGTCAGGCGCGCGAGGCCGCGGGCGACCTGGACGTGAGGATCGGTGGCGGGCCGACCACGGTCCGCGAGTTCCTCGCCGAAGATCTCATCGACCATCTGCACATCGCCGTCGTCCCGATCGTTCTGGGCCGTGGCGAGCGCCTGTGGGACGGACTCGAAGGACTGGAGGAGCGCTTCCAGGTCGAGTCCGTGACAACCCCCAGCGGCGTCACACACATGACTTTCACCCGGCCGTAG
- a CDS encoding DUF6980 family protein, whose protein sequence is MTSHCCEAMTSRVNARCDQHNDAFACPDALIDHSAKFQEYGLIIHDGGTSSITIDFCPWCGRRLPESQRDRWFDELERRGIDPREDEVPAEFQDGSWLAPLRRE, encoded by the coding sequence ATGACCAGTCACTGCTGCGAGGCGATGACCAGCCGCGTGAACGCGCGCTGCGACCAGCACAACGACGCCTTCGCCTGCCCGGACGCGCTGATTGACCACAGCGCCAAGTTCCAGGAGTACGGGCTGATCATCCACGACGGCGGCACGTCGAGCATCACCATCGACTTCTGCCCGTGGTGCGGACGACGCCTCCCCGAGTCACAGCGAGACCGATGGTTCGACGAGCTAGAGCGTCGCGGCATCGATCCGCGGGAGGACGAGGTCCCCGCCGAGTTCCAGGACGGCAGCTGGCTCGCCCCTCTCCGCCGGGAGTAG
- a CDS encoding GNAT family N-acetyltransferase, translating into MPELTAPTGQLRSSWLAARDEWPPGAHQDGTGLRLAPDADIASPETFSAWVEQLKQQSDRSVAVGEGRVHATHWWIVEGHCYLGAIDLRHYLNALLLDVGGHIGYSIRPSARRRGLATWALGAVLPEARALGLDRVLVTCDDDNVGSARSIERNGGVLEDARTTDAGIKRRYWITL; encoded by the coding sequence ATGCCCGAACTGACCGCACCCACAGGCCAACTCCGTTCCTCATGGCTCGCGGCGCGCGACGAGTGGCCGCCAGGTGCCCACCAGGACGGCACCGGCTTGCGGCTTGCGCCGGACGCCGACATCGCCAGCCCCGAGACTTTCTCGGCGTGGGTCGAGCAACTGAAGCAGCAGTCGGACAGGTCAGTTGCCGTGGGAGAAGGGCGCGTCCATGCCACCCACTGGTGGATCGTCGAGGGTCATTGCTATCTGGGAGCCATCGATCTACGGCACTACCTGAACGCCCTTCTGCTCGATGTCGGCGGGCACATCGGCTACAGCATTCGTCCCTCCGCCCGAAGACGCGGATTGGCCACGTGGGCTCTCGGTGCGGTTCTGCCCGAGGCCCGCGCGCTCGGCTTGGATCGGGTCCTCGTCACCTGCGACGACGACAACGTCGGATCGGCACGCAGCATCGAGCGCAACGGTGGCGTCTTGGAGGATGCCCGCACCACCGACGCGGGCATCAAGCGCCGCTACTGGATCACTCTGTAG
- a CDS encoding transposase family protein — MSRAFRDPTDGQQTRPGRQALLVLAHLRRGDTYARLTAGLRVGIATVYRYIREAVDLLAALAPTLAQAMQTIRKKAYVILDGTLLPVDRTAADRPYYSRKKHHGMNVRVLADPPGGLMWVSDALPGGTHDLTAARTHGILAALAADVIKCWADKAYQGAGSAIRVPFRGKHLRGWRRRHNRDHANIRSLGERAMVILKSWRLLRKLRCSTTRITGTVRAVAALEFAS; from the coding sequence GTGAGCAGGGCGTTCCGTGATCCAACCGACGGCCAGCAGACCCGCCCCGGCCGACAGGCCCTGCTGGTCCTGGCCCACCTGCGCCGCGGCGACACCTACGCCCGCCTCACGGCGGGATTGCGCGTCGGAATCGCCACGGTCTACCGCTACATACGCGAGGCCGTCGACCTCTTGGCCGCCCTCGCGCCCACGCTTGCGCAGGCCATGCAGACCATACGAAAGAAGGCATACGTGATCCTCGACGGCACGCTCCTGCCGGTCGACCGCACCGCCGCCGACCGTCCGTACTACTCGAGGAAGAAGCATCACGGGATGAACGTGCGGGTCCTCGCCGATCCGCCCGGAGGCCTGATGTGGGTGTCGGACGCGCTGCCGGGAGGCACGCACGACCTGACCGCAGCCCGGACCCACGGGATCCTCGCCGCTCTGGCAGCCGACGTCATCAAGTGCTGGGCGGACAAGGCCTATCAGGGTGCAGGCTCCGCCATCCGCGTCCCGTTCCGGGGCAAGCACCTGCGCGGCTGGCGCCGACGTCACAATCGGGACCACGCCAACATCCGCAGCCTGGGCGAACGCGCCATGGTGATCCTCAAGTCCTGGCGGCTTCTGCGGAAACTTCGGTGTAGCACCACCCGGATCACCGGCACCGTCCGAGCTGTCGCCGCTCTTGAATTCGCCAGCTGA
- a CDS encoding GNAT family N-acetyltransferase has product MLIRRETPADVPAVRAVTTAAFAKPETPVPVEVTLLDELRTSDGWLPELSFVALDGNGEVVGHVVCTRGHVGTAPALGLGPLSVHPGHQRRGVGLALVHTVLGAADALGEPLVALLGSPAYYGRYGFRAGADHGIAAPDSSWGEYFQVRVLTAHDPAVRGIFRYAEPFERV; this is encoded by the coding sequence GTGCTGATCCGACGTGAAACGCCTGCCGATGTCCCCGCCGTACGCGCCGTCACCACGGCGGCCTTCGCCAAGCCGGAGACGCCGGTGCCGGTGGAGGTGACCCTCCTCGACGAACTGCGCACCAGCGATGGCTGGCTGCCGGAACTGTCGTTCGTGGCACTCGACGGCAACGGTGAGGTGGTGGGCCACGTGGTCTGCACCCGGGGTCATGTCGGCACCGCCCCCGCTCTGGGCCTCGGCCCGCTCAGCGTGCACCCCGGCCACCAGCGTCGCGGCGTCGGGCTCGCCCTCGTCCACACCGTGCTAGGCGCGGCGGATGCCCTGGGCGAGCCCCTCGTCGCCCTCCTCGGCAGCCCGGCTTACTACGGCCGCTACGGTTTCCGCGCCGGCGCGGACCACGGCATCGCCGCACCGGACTCCTCGTGGGGTGAGTACTTCCAGGTCCGCGTCCTGACGGCCCACGACCCCGCGGTGCGGGGGATTTTCCGGTACGCGGAGCCGTTCGAGCGGGTCTGA
- a CDS encoding CoA transferase codes for MTVRTTRPAGTLTDQVTRAIREPATDDAYDLHARLDEVLAGVGLSAGDAGGEITFTGADPVVPSTLRLASATALALTARSVAIAALWRDRGGEGQSIAMDLRRAPHRLCPFYDRRWELVNGFPPGRPSDPANPMTLDFYRAGDGRWVMPLEMYPGLKARTLKLLRTWDAREAVADAVARWKGAELEEAGAEAGVVMPMLRSTEEFLAEPQYRDVLADLPLVEVEKIGDSAPEPLPEGARTPLEGVRALGMGHVIAGAGIGRSLALYGADALNLWRPTEWEHDVVYVTANTGVRSATVQPTTPEGAATVRGLLRGADVFYANRRPGYLARFGLTAHEAAEVRPGIIHVGVTLHGERGPWADRVGFDQTAGCVTGMMTLEGSAEQPELPYIKVVNDYLVPWLATAGIVAALRRRAREGGSYRVHVSLTRVALWILSLGIFDKAYAHDIAGTGDQHAYLDPHTFTADTPLGRYQGVTDQIEMSGTPGAYRPESLLVPRGSGRPQWLPRHGGGTGTAAA; via the coding sequence ATGACCGTCCGCACCACCCGCCCCGCCGGAACGCTCACCGACCAGGTCACGCGCGCGATCCGGGAGCCCGCGACCGACGACGCCTACGACCTGCACGCCCGCCTGGACGAGGTGCTCGCCGGTGTCGGGCTGAGCGCCGGTGACGCGGGCGGCGAGATCACCTTCACCGGCGCCGACCCCGTCGTACCCAGCACGCTGCGCCTCGCCTCCGCGACGGCGCTCGCGCTGACCGCCCGGTCCGTGGCCATCGCCGCTCTGTGGCGCGACAGGGGCGGCGAGGGCCAGTCGATCGCGATGGACCTGCGCCGTGCCCCGCACCGGCTGTGCCCCTTCTACGACCGCCGCTGGGAGCTGGTCAACGGCTTCCCGCCCGGCCGCCCGAGCGACCCGGCCAACCCGATGACCCTGGACTTCTACCGCGCCGGGGACGGGCGCTGGGTGATGCCGCTGGAGATGTATCCGGGGCTCAAGGCCCGCACGCTGAAGCTGCTGCGCACCTGGGACGCCCGCGAGGCCGTCGCCGACGCCGTCGCCCGCTGGAAGGGCGCCGAGCTGGAGGAGGCCGGCGCCGAGGCCGGTGTCGTGATGCCGATGCTGCGCTCCACCGAGGAGTTCCTCGCCGAACCGCAGTACCGCGACGTCCTCGCCGACCTGCCGCTGGTCGAGGTCGAGAAGATCGGCGACAGCGCCCCCGAGCCGCTCCCCGAGGGCGCGCGTACCCCGCTGGAGGGCGTACGGGCCCTCGGGATGGGCCACGTCATCGCGGGCGCGGGCATCGGCAGGTCCCTGGCCCTGTACGGCGCGGACGCGCTCAACCTGTGGCGCCCCACCGAGTGGGAGCACGACGTCGTGTACGTCACCGCCAACACCGGCGTCCGCTCCGCCACCGTGCAGCCCACCACCCCCGAGGGCGCGGCGACCGTACGCGGACTGCTGCGCGGCGCGGACGTGTTCTACGCCAACCGGCGTCCCGGCTACCTCGCCCGGTTCGGCCTCACCGCCCATGAGGCGGCCGAGGTCAGGCCCGGCATCATCCACGTCGGCGTCACGCTGCACGGCGAGCGTGGCCCGTGGGCCGACCGGGTCGGCTTCGACCAGACCGCTGGCTGCGTCACGGGCATGATGACGCTGGAGGGCAGCGCCGAGCAGCCCGAACTGCCCTACATCAAGGTGGTCAACGACTACCTCGTGCCCTGGCTCGCCACCGCCGGGATCGTCGCCGCGCTGCGCCGCCGCGCCCGTGAGGGCGGCAGCTACCGCGTGCACGTCTCGCTGACCCGGGTCGCCCTGTGGATCCTGTCACTCGGGATCTTCGACAAGGCGTACGCGCACGACATCGCGGGCACCGGTGACCAGCACGCCTACCTCGACCCGCACACCTTCACCGCGGACACCCCGCTCGGCCGGTACCAGGGCGTGACCGACCAGATCGAGATGTCCGGCACCCCGGGCGCCTACCGCCCGGAGTCCCTGCTCGTGCCCCGCGGCTCGGGCCGCCCCCAGTGGCTGCCCCGGCACGGCGGCGGGACGGGCACGGCAGCCGCCTGA
- a CDS encoding acyl-CoA dehydrogenase family protein yields the protein MTGEQQRDHAGQEHGHEWPGVTVHEADPAAVEADFYHVRESVGPEDQELLATVRDWARKNLAPIAADYWERGEFPHELIPQMPELGIAGLQFSGHGAPGRGALVAGLVSMELARVDPSFATFYGVHSGLGVATVMECGSEEQKRRWIPEMLRWERLAAFALTEPGVGSGTSRGLTTTARREGDTWVLNGRKKWIGNATFADLVIVWAKDEADGEVKGFVVQQGADGFTPHRIDGKVSLRTVQNAEIGLRDVRVPETDRLQEANSFKDTAKVLRSTRLGVSWNAVGCAMGAYEAARAYTLEREQFGKPIAAFQLVQDQLARMLADITACQTMNVRAAQLQDAGRLTDQQASMAKMFSTTRTREVVAHARELLGGNGILLDHEVARYWADAEALYSYEGTRDMNSLIVGRAATGISAFA from the coding sequence ATGACCGGAGAGCAGCAGCGCGACCACGCAGGTCAGGAGCACGGGCACGAGTGGCCCGGCGTCACGGTCCACGAAGCGGACCCGGCGGCCGTGGAGGCCGACTTCTACCACGTACGCGAGTCGGTCGGCCCCGAGGACCAGGAGCTGTTGGCGACGGTGCGGGACTGGGCGCGCAAGAACCTCGCCCCCATCGCGGCCGACTACTGGGAGCGCGGCGAGTTCCCGCACGAGCTCATTCCGCAGATGCCCGAACTCGGCATCGCGGGGCTCCAGTTCAGTGGTCATGGCGCACCCGGCCGGGGTGCCCTGGTGGCCGGCCTCGTCAGCATGGAACTCGCCCGCGTCGACCCCTCGTTCGCCACGTTCTACGGCGTGCACAGCGGACTCGGTGTCGCCACGGTCATGGAGTGCGGCTCCGAGGAGCAGAAGCGGCGCTGGATACCGGAGATGCTGCGCTGGGAGCGGCTGGCCGCGTTCGCCCTGACCGAACCGGGCGTCGGTTCCGGCACCTCCCGCGGCCTGACCACCACCGCGCGGCGCGAGGGCGACACCTGGGTGCTGAACGGGCGCAAGAAGTGGATCGGCAACGCCACCTTCGCCGACCTGGTGATCGTCTGGGCGAAGGACGAGGCCGACGGCGAGGTCAAGGGCTTCGTCGTGCAGCAAGGCGCGGACGGCTTCACCCCGCACCGCATCGACGGCAAGGTCTCGCTGCGCACCGTGCAGAACGCCGAGATCGGCCTGCGCGACGTACGGGTACCCGAGACGGACCGGCTCCAGGAGGCGAACTCCTTCAAGGACACCGCGAAGGTACTGCGCTCCACCCGGCTCGGAGTCTCCTGGAACGCGGTCGGCTGCGCCATGGGTGCCTACGAGGCCGCCCGCGCCTACACCCTGGAACGCGAGCAGTTCGGCAAGCCGATCGCCGCCTTCCAACTGGTCCAGGACCAACTGGCGCGGATGCTCGCCGACATCACCGCCTGCCAGACCATGAACGTACGGGCGGCGCAGCTCCAGGACGCCGGCCGGCTCACCGACCAGCAGGCGTCCATGGCGAAGATGTTCAGCACCACCCGCACCCGTGAGGTCGTCGCCCACGCCCGCGAACTGCTCGGCGGCAACGGCATCCTGCTCGACCACGAAGTGGCCCGGTACTGGGCCGACGCCGAAGCCCTCTACTCCTACGAGGGCACCCGCGACATGAACTCCCTCATCGTCGGCCGCGCCGCGACCGGGATCAGCGCCTTCGCCTGA